A genomic stretch from Prochlorococcus marinus str. MIT 9312 includes:
- the radA gene encoding DNA repair protein RadA, with the protein MSSKLSTFICQNCGTETSQYFGKCLNCNSWNSIVEEIKSKRSKHQGVNNSQKAIPFNEISSKKISRFTSGFNEFDRVLGGGIVPGSVVLLGGEPGIGKSTIVLQSAGKISLNEKVLYVTAEESLEQVKIRWERLNQNSIDLKIFAETNLSLIIKEIKRVNPSFAIIDSIQAIHNHEMESSPGSVSQVRECSSELQNLAKQNNIALLIIGHVTKDGTLAGPKTLEHLVDAVINFEGDNISSHRLLRSIKNRFGSTFEIGIFEMLEKGLREVKNPSSIFTNKENIAGVTTTITKEGTRPFAVDIQALVNKTFYSNPRRTTTGISINRLHQILAVIEKHVGIKLSEFDCYVATGGGFEINDPSSDLGVAISILSSLKNIPPLANSSFIGELGLSGQVRKSNNLRTKIEEAARLGIKNIVVPKLEEDLNNFQNLINIKEISNIKEAVEYSLSE; encoded by the coding sequence ATGTCTAGCAAATTGTCAACTTTTATTTGTCAAAATTGCGGAACTGAAACTTCTCAATACTTTGGGAAATGCCTTAATTGCAACTCATGGAATTCCATTGTTGAAGAAATTAAAAGCAAGAGATCTAAGCATCAAGGTGTAAATAATAGTCAAAAAGCTATACCATTTAATGAAATTTCATCTAAAAAAATATCAAGATTTACAAGTGGTTTTAATGAGTTTGATCGAGTTCTTGGAGGCGGGATAGTCCCTGGATCTGTTGTGTTACTTGGAGGAGAGCCAGGGATAGGTAAAAGCACAATAGTTCTTCAATCAGCAGGAAAAATATCTCTCAACGAGAAAGTTTTATACGTAACTGCCGAGGAATCTTTAGAACAAGTAAAAATCAGATGGGAAAGATTAAATCAAAATAGTATAGATTTAAAAATTTTTGCAGAAACCAATTTATCTCTAATAATTAAAGAGATAAAACGTGTAAATCCAAGTTTCGCAATTATCGATAGTATTCAAGCCATCCATAATCATGAGATGGAAAGTTCGCCAGGATCAGTTTCTCAAGTTAGAGAATGTTCATCTGAATTACAGAATCTCGCTAAACAAAATAATATTGCACTTCTAATAATTGGTCATGTCACCAAAGATGGGACTTTAGCTGGTCCAAAAACTCTAGAGCATTTAGTTGATGCAGTAATAAACTTTGAAGGAGATAATATTTCCTCTCATAGATTACTAAGAAGTATAAAAAATCGATTTGGATCTACCTTTGAAATTGGAATTTTTGAAATGCTTGAAAAAGGCTTACGGGAGGTAAAAAACCCAAGTTCAATCTTTACAAATAAAGAGAATATTGCAGGTGTGACAACCACGATTACAAAAGAAGGTACTAGACCATTTGCAGTTGATATACAAGCACTGGTAAATAAAACTTTCTACAGTAACCCAAGACGAACCACAACTGGAATTAGCATTAACAGATTACATCAAATTCTAGCTGTTATTGAAAAACACGTCGGCATTAAATTATCTGAATTTGATTGTTATGTAGCTACTGGGGGTGGTTTTGAAATTAATGATCCTTCATCTGACTTAGGTGTAGCCATATCAATTTTATCAAGTTTAAAAAATATTCCTCCTTTGGCCAATAGCTCATTTATTGGAGAATTGGGTTTGAGCGGTCAAGTTAGAAAATCGAATAACCTTCGAACAAAGATAGAAGAGGCTGCAAGACTAGGAATCAAAAATATCGTAGTGCCAAAATTAGAGGAGGATCTAAATAATTTTCAAAATTTAATCAATATCAAAGAGATTTCGAATATTAAAGAAGCAGTTGAATATTCTTTATCAGAGTAA
- a CDS encoding photosystem I assembly protein Ycf3, translating to MPSNQNRDNFIDKAFTVIAESIVKIMPIEEKEKKAYIYYRDGLAAQNNGDYSEALEYYKESLLLEENKIDRGETLKNMAIIFMSNGEEDLSIETYEKALVENPKQPSCLKNIGLIYEKRGRNAEQNGDLDQRDIWFDKAAEVWTKAVKLYPGGYLDIENWLKNSGRSSIDMYL from the coding sequence GTGCCTAGTAATCAAAACAGAGACAATTTTATTGATAAAGCTTTTACTGTAATTGCTGAATCAATAGTTAAAATAATGCCTATTGAAGAGAAAGAAAAAAAGGCTTACATCTACTATAGAGATGGGCTGGCAGCCCAAAATAATGGAGATTATTCCGAAGCATTAGAGTATTACAAAGAGAGTTTACTACTTGAAGAAAATAAAATAGATAGGGGTGAGACTCTTAAAAATATGGCAATTATATTTATGAGTAATGGTGAAGAGGATTTGTCTATAGAAACTTATGAAAAAGCATTGGTAGAAAATCCTAAACAGCCATCATGCCTAAAAAACATAGGTTTAATTTATGAAAAAAGAGGGAGAAATGCTGAACAAAATGGTGATTTAGATCAGAGAGATATATGGTTTGATAAAGCTGCTGAAGTTTGGACTAAAGCAGTAAAATTATATCCTGGGGGGTATCTTGATATTGAGAATTGGCTGAAAAACTCAGGAAGAAGTTCAATTGATATGTATCTCTAA